The genomic stretch CCCCATACCTTGGGGCTCATTCGGGCGAAGCAGCCCATCGAAGTGCTGGCCATGCCACCCTATGACAAAGTGCTTGAGAAGCTGCTCCGCGAACTCGCGCCTGACTCGCCACTGACCATGGATTCGTGGGATGTCGCGGGCAAGTCGCTCGCTGAGATCGAAGAGTCCGCCAAGGCCATCCGGGACAACCCATCTGATTGGGTCTTCATTGCCATCCCGCTGAGCGCGACGTCCCCGGACTTCGAGAATTTTAAGCGTCACTACACCTGGACCATGAACTATGCGCTGAGTTTTGCCCATCAGGAGTGGGATGTCACCGCCGTACCGCCGGGCTTCACCGAGAAGATCGAGGGTGAAGCCGACAAGGAGCGCGATGATTGGGCGGGGCGTCTAATCTGGGCCCAGGACCTCGATCCCATCGCCCGGGGCGGGAGTGTGGCCTTGCGCGAAGTCAAATTGCGCGAATGGCTTAAGAAACAGTTGGCGGAATGAAGGCAGTGCCCTCGGGAAACTGAAAAAATCAGACGGATTGGACCGATAGGACGAATCTGATCGATGTGTTCGGTAGTATTCGTCCTATCGGTCTAATCTGTCTGGCTGGTCAGTCGCCTTCCGAAGGCGCGCTCCGGAAGGTGACATCGCGCCTGCCAATCCAGTAGACTGCCGGGATTCCCGCCCGTGGCTCTTGAGCAGTGCGCCCTGGCGGGTTGCGTTTTGGGAGATCAACGCTGCCGCAGCCGCGTGTTTGCGGGCTGTGTCGTCCAACCAGAGAGGTATCATAATGTGTAGTAGCCTGAACCGGGCTCTTGCCCTGGTCCTGCTGTCCCTCGTCTTGATCGTTCAGGGCGTCTTCGCGGAGTACACTTTCGAGCAGGGCGACAGCATCGCCATCATCGGCAATGCTTTGCCCGACCGTATGCAGCAGGACGGGTACCTGGAGACCTACCTCCAGCTCGCCAACCCGGACAAGCAGCTTGTTGTTCGCGATATGGGCTTCTCCGGCGACGAGGTGGCCAACCGCCCGCGCGAAGAGAATTTCCCGACGGTTGATTTCTACATGGATCTGGTGAAGGCGGACGTGATCTTCGCCTTCTTCGGCTATAACGAGTCCTTCAAGCAGGATCCGGCGCTCTTCAAGCAGGAACTGACGAAGTTTATTGAGGAGACCAGGACCAAGCGCTACAACGGCGAATCCGCGCCGCGTCTGGTGCTGTTTTCGCCCATCGCCCACGAAGATCTGCAATCGCCGGATTTCCCCGACGGCAAAGAGAACAACAAGTGGCTGGAAATCTACACCGACGCCATGGCCCGTGTCGCCGGTGACATGGATGTGCCCTTCGTCGATCTTTTCGGGCCATCTCAGGCGCTTTACGCATCCACCGAAGCGCCGCTTACCATCAACGGTGTGCACCTGAATGCCCAGGGCAACGACGCCATCGCGAAGGTCATTGTCGAAGCGCTGGGTCAGAAAGTGGAAACCACACACGCCGATCTTGTCCGCGCCGCCGTGCTGGAGAAGAACTGGTGCTGGTTCAACCGCTACCGCGCGACGGACGGCAACGACGTGTGGGGCAATCGCTCCGTGCTGAAGTTCGTCAACGATCAGACCAACGCCGAAGTGCTGCAACATGAACTGCTGATGCTCGACATCATGTCGGCGAACCGCGACAAGATTATCTGGAGCGCCACGCTGGGCGAGAGCGGCAAGCCGGACGACAGCAATGTGCCGAATCCCATTCAGGTGGAAACCAATTACCAGCCCAGCGAGAAGAATGGCAAGCTGACCTATACGCCCGCCTCCGAAGGCACCAAGACGCTGAAGCTGGCCACCAACCTGGAGAGTAATCTCTTCGCCTCGGAAGAGATGTTCCCCGGTTTCGTGAATCCGGTGCAGATGGACGTGGACACCAAAGGCCGCATCTGGGTGGCGGTGTGGGAGACTTATCCGAAATGGCAGCCGGATCGCGAGATGCTGGATCGCCTGGTCATCCTGCCGGATGAGAATCGCGACGGTGTCGCGGATGAGTGCAAGACCTTTGCCTACGTCCACAATCCCACGGCCTTCACCTTCTGGAACGGCGGCGTTATTGTGGCCTCCGCGCCGAACTTCTGGTTTCTGAAAGACACCGACGGCGACGACGTGGCCGATCATCGCGAGGTTATCCTGAGCGGTCTCGATTCCGCCGACACACACCACAGCGCCAACGGCTTCGACTTTGGTCCCGATGGTTACATTTATTACCAGCGCGGTATTTTTAACGTGAGCAACGTGGAGACCCCCTGGCAGGGGCCGCAGTTCTATGGCAATTCGGCCATGTATCGCTTCAATCCGCGTACGCACCGCTTCAGCTACCACGCGGAAAACCCGCCGAATCCCCACGGCGGCGATTTCGACTATTGGGGCTATCACTACGCCACCGACGCCACCGGCGGCCGCGCCTACCAGGTGCGTATGGACGGCGGCGGGGCTTTCAAGATGCACGAACTGCTGACCAAGACCGTGCGCCCCGTACCCTCCAGCGGTATCCTCTCCAGCACCCATTTCCCCGAGGAAATGAACGGCAACTACCTCATTCTCAATGCTATCGGCTTTTTGG from Candidatus Hydrogenedentota bacterium encodes the following:
- a CDS encoding c-type cytochrome, giving the protein MCSSLNRALALVLLSLVLIVQGVFAEYTFEQGDSIAIIGNALPDRMQQDGYLETYLQLANPDKQLVVRDMGFSGDEVANRPREENFPTVDFYMDLVKADVIFAFFGYNESFKQDPALFKQELTKFIEETRTKRYNGESAPRLVLFSPIAHEDLQSPDFPDGKENNKWLEIYTDAMARVAGDMDVPFVDLFGPSQALYASTEAPLTINGVHLNAQGNDAIAKVIVEALGQKVETTHADLVRAAVLEKNWCWFNRYRATDGNDVWGNRSVLKFVNDQTNAEVLQHELLMLDIMSANRDKIIWSATLGESGKPDDSNVPNPIQVETNYQPSEKNGKLTYTPASEGTKTLKLATNLESNLFASEEMFPGFVNPVQMDVDTKGRIWVAVWETYPKWQPDREMLDRLVILPDENRDGVADECKTFAYVHNPTAFTFWNGGVIVASAPNFWFLKDTDGDDVADHREVILSGLDSADTHHSANGFDFGPDGYIYYQRGIFNVSNVETPWQGPQFYGNSAMYRFNPRTHRFSYHAENPPNPHGGDFDYWGYHYATDATGGRAYQVRMDGGGAFKMHELLTKTVRPVPSSGILSSTHFPEEMNGNYLILNAIGFLGIKQYTLENTDGNVWGTETEDLLVSDDPNFRPADFKFGDDGALYVADWANALIGHMQHNIRDPSRDRDHGRVYRVTYKGRPLQDSVKVDGEPIPALLDVLKHPTNGVRLRARIELSERNRDEVIAAATEWAKQFDPMKAEDAHHLLEVLWLHQQFNVLNEGLLSLLLNSPEAHARRAAERVKYIWEIEGKFGAGAMASMDHSAHAAHGGAADYLKQEMSPPPFMDGDTLVVKIQTVKEKMKYDRTQFAVEPGMKVRIEFSNPDAMDHNLMVLQPDSAEEVATAAMLLGADGVKKSWTPDSPKIIAHSKTLSVGQAENIEFTAPDAVGLYDYICTYPGHWQLMRGMMHVVNDREAWNAANPDPALAEVKEWKPEDFSADLDKLASRSAARGEEIFKAAACVACHKAGGEGAAIGPDLAGVAERLDPAAMAIEMLDPSRVIKDEYKPWNIELNDLTSTYGLVVEQTDEFIRVVENPLVTTEARKIPRSEISDMSASTVSTMPTGLLGAFSKDDILDLMAYLRGVKAHHH